The Tenebrio molitor chromosome 5, icTenMoli1.1, whole genome shotgun sequence genome has a segment encoding these proteins:
- the LOC138131462 gene encoding uncharacterized protein isoform X1, whose protein sequence is MAEGTFSFRDGTVDFGKDYEYLISAYYSLVFSLNDEVVNFKMSTNNDDMGDFDDVVMEIELKNDEQHVFALQLKHIVRPIAQIHLVTNNKKFSLKKYSKEFKKVKTNYDKSQSYSAAFQNFHFILFSNSVLEKYEEIGEDWTKLEPIADGKKIDSDILIRKFDDCFEKKFLNFGESDSGINYKIKCDKEGSPDEEFFSQFSFYTKQKTAKETESLIAHIILNTFKNCNSSVVINYLNYFSYWCRRDFGAFKLTKKDVRMKLAELLLTPHIPEPNIEELKRLSEIKTLLVLGILLHFDMVILKKPSDEVLNKIWSIFLQEFLSKSKEWTKPISGRYIKDMVNVPISALSENFNEISLKKLYIILWQKGTLPLILKVGKDAPEQQHILQAIKLCESKGKKKKFVLVEEIYLEDTSNWTIFRNLSDLRSENLYNVVINRLPVSVQGRPSILLRELLQIDESLVNSITMEEIVLMLDGNFLIGDDCKKHFPKYYVPRQVPKILINSEIIDELDDLFVVSYSDDVENIHTNFNVNTVDISKYLILKPQRGSTSYKPKQFLASYLVNIEKKEQVMNSKFIILAKGGCPKEQFHEISLMNSTKNCHHVHFYDNQRFEWIESRGSTSEIQNYQLNSKELKSEDFVQDSDVFTHFDNKINVICADPGMGKSIMMKFLKFNCPLSFWVVMVNLSEHTGFFKKKHNVQEILTYFLKIEGRNVLAEHVVTLLSSKKQLIFLWDGFDELPKESIEGVISAVKNLALEGYSQWLSARSNSKNFLQETFQTLALTITQFSQENQYQYLYRHLVDKYEDEKRVHDIIYKMDFGYFDYTGIPLQIHMVVEIYLRQPEDQIDKVLVFTLTDMYEKFIKGRFDTMFEKAEADPENHYMQQIREQYVNVQLPLYEIAAVKASFAEELLRNLNLNCDELLNELQESEDSLGLIVGMNDEKKLIFAHKTYEEFLAASWLARNCHTHTDLVAALFQEKHNNIRFMFDMILAKDSPVHLAVLYRNMEVLAMNEDQIENCMDNAGRNPLHIACSWGRRHPLIRVMENSSEEITVERNSEINQQKFLNIMHGLNQIKPNISKCIGILTDPKSMGAADKYFNNLYQQVGESSILENNSETVTICAETLVPVVPEDTSCLEIVSFLLDHKCNALESDQLLSWNAFHYADHTLSLAAINLMLKRVQINSELLSNYNHVPTLLHYSVAFLYDELFELVDKVPYIVYKYPFGTSSLLDLATATNNLHAVSTLLQYNCYKDVVNMQSAFSDNPLSTATFHGNLEMIDVLLENGCKVNDHKVPPIHGAVFGNKIQCYKKLLKAGADVNALLPDGDSPLIIAATLNQQEIVTLLLQNGADINYGNKERTALDHALKHGVELVQLFLKYKPNLNRQSPDLGYTTLHFACEYDNLDVINCLLEHGADTKIKSKNLLTPLLVAIVNSNKEIALKLIERDPSVVNDCMYEIPIKLSPMIFAVQENFDEVIRALIKHGAHLYNDECNTTPLQIAATKGLDSIVTTLIEVGASVNRPNANGELPLFFAVDNLSTVKILLDNSAEVNAKNKFAMTPLHYAAFRGKLDSVEELIKRGANIDATDESNLTPLFYSIQAKHPNVTKYLLEKDASVAGGEEMMCQAARSDLPECILLLLERGVSVNAKDSNGYTALQNALFHGNSCVKVLVEKGANPNSANSVNNVERSLIMRLPLLSKTDTMQELISAGTDVTIMSLNALHYSVFLGDIFSTVVLIRNGIDVNITDVSGATPLHYVCENNQKTKFLKELITSRDNNICINYNAEDCAKELLANGADVNRKDNKGCSPLHFACRHGENDLVRLFIEHGADVNASTNEKITALHVCYASDNPEGGDILLENGADLNAIDAWGRTPLSYVMDQIHAKGFDNLTLLHKLVRLGANIDSPDQGGFTLLHKACKEGNSELVNYLLSNGANIEAETNQGSTPIFYACDGLQKEIVTTLARKCEVNIQNIDGNALLQFADLKDDEPIMKLLLKAGSDANIQNNNKFTALHLTHQFGEYINNYTPLHLAIYSKNTDLVQLLISQGANIDQASLYRAVHVADLELVMLLLSKNHNLNFNTENLIEALLNAESINLDLLNYLLRKGSDPNSLCGPLTNLALACKVDCFGYVECLLQHGASVNACGLTGTTPLMSTCMNKHLAIANLLMDSGAVVNLKDDQGWNAFFYACSNGNLDLVKFLHKKGSDIFLESKTRSTALIEASQHTPIIKYLVDNGLNVNHKNNDNCTPLFNACLYDNYQGALYLIEKGAEINAVTESKRLTPLHAASMMGHVEIVKLLLFFNADVTIKSTSGNTPLLNAVSDNKLEVVKLFAELLTNAETSGNEYGITNRSELDSEWQRCFLHAAVYGFLDILKFLHETGLIMIDGTNPENLFSALHYACYSGKYDVAHYLIENGADVNAESSENFVPLYLASHHGHLDLVKLLVTSRATIDAPNFNGNTALFSAAANGFLKIVQYLYENGAKVHVVDHDGDTPLHDAACRGHLSTVEYLVSRNAEVNYKNKNNKTPLDLAIEKENQEVVELLKVITQSE, encoded by the exons ATGGCGGAAGGA acCTTTTCCTTTCGGGATGGGACCGTCGATTTTGGAAAAGACTACGAATATTTGATTTCGGCCTACTACTCCCTCGTTTTCAGTCTCAACGACGAAGTAGTCAACTTTAAAATGTCAACGAACAACGATGACATGGGAGATTTTGACGACGTGGTCATGGAAATTGAACTGAAAAATGACGAGCAACATGTCTTCGCGTTGCAACTGAAACATATTGTGAGACCAATCGCACAGATCCACTTAGTTACCAACAACAAGAAATTCAGCCTGAAGAAGTACagtaaagaatttaaaaaagtaaagaCTAATTACGACAAATCTCAGTCCTACAGTGCcgcttttcaaaattttcatttcattttattcaGCAATTCGGTCTTAGAAAAATATGAAGAAATTGGTGAAGACTGGACAAAATTGGAACCCATTGCTGATGGCAAAAAAATTGATTCGGACATATTGATAAGAAAATTTGACGATTGTTTCGAAAagaagtttttaaattttggagAATCAGATAGTGGGATCAATTACAAGATAAAATGTGACAAGGAAGGTTCACCGGATGAAGAATTTTTCAGTCAATTCtcgttttacactaaacaaAAAACCGCCAAAGAAACTGAATCTTTGATTGCTCATATCATCTTGAATACTTTCAAAAATTGCAATTCGAGTGTAGTTATCAACTACTTGAATTATTTTAGTTACTGGTGCAGAAGAGATTTCGGAGCTTTCAAGCTCACCAAAAAAGACGTGAGAATGAAATTGGCCGAACTTCTTTTAACTCCCCACATTCCGGAACCGAATATTGAAGAACTTAAACGCCTTTCGGAAATTAAAACTTTGCTGGTTCTTGGAATTTTACTTCATTTCGACATGGTTATCTTAAAAAAACCGTCCGATgaagttttgaataaaatctgGAGTATATTTTTACAagaatttttaagtaaaagcAAAGAATGGACTAAACCCATATCTGGACGTTACATAAAAGACATGGTGAACGTTCCAATATCGGCTTTGAGCgaaaattttaacgaaatctcgttaaaaaaactttacataattttatgGCAGAAAGGTACGCTCCCGTTGATTCTTAAAGTTGGGAAAGATGCTCCAGAACAACAACATATTTTGCAAGCTATAAAATTGTGCGAATCCaaaggaaagaaaaagaaatttgttcTTGTAGAGGAAATCTACTTAGAAGACACCTCAAACTGGActatttttcgaaatttatcagatttgAGAAGTGAGAATCTTTACAATGTTGTAATCAATCGACTACCAGTTTCGGTTCAAGGTCGACCAAGCATACTTCTGAGAGAGCTACTGCAAATTGATGAAAGTTTAGTAAATAGTATTACGATGGAAGAAATTGTTCTCATGTTGGACGGAAATTTTCTTATAGGCGACGACTGCAAGAAACATTTTCCTAAATATTACGTCCCAAGACAAGtgccaaaaattttgataaatagcGAAATCATTGACGAACTTGACGATTTGTTTGTAGTTAGCTATTCTGATGATGTCGAAAATATCCATACGAATTTCAACGTCAACACGGTTGACATAAGTAAATATCTTATTTTGAAACCACAAAGAGGTTCCACCAGTTACAAACCGAAACAGTTTTTGGCTTCTTATTTGGTGAATATTGAAAAGAAGGAACAAGTTATGAATAGCAAGTTTATAATTTTGGCAAAAGGTGGTTGCCCCAAGGAACAGTTCCATGAAATTAGTTTAATGAATTCGACGAAAAATTGTCACCACGTCCATTTTTACGATAACCAAAGATTTGAATGGATAGAAAGTCGAGGAAGCACCAGTGAAATACAAAACTATCAGCTAAACTCTAAAGAATTGAAGTCGGAAGATTTTGTCCAAGACTCGGATGTGTTTACTCATTTCGACAACAAGATCAACGTGATTTGCGCTGACCCAGGGATGGGCAAATCTATCatgatgaaatttttgaaatttaattgtcCCTTATCTTTTTGGGTTGTCATGGTGAACCTCAGCGAGCATACtgggtttttcaaaaaaaaacacaacgttcAAGAAATCTTAacttactttttaaaaattgaaggtAGAAATGTTCTTGCGGAGCACGTCGTCACTCTTTTGTCTTCCAAAAAACAACTGATATTTTTGTGGGACGGCTTCGACGAATTACCAAAGGAAAGCATAGAAGGAGTCATCTCAGCTGTTAAGAATTTGGCTTTGGAGGGATATTCACAATGGTTGTCAGCTCGATCCAATTCGAAAAACTTTCTTCAAGAAACTTTTCAGACTCTCGCATTGACAATAACACAATTCAGTCAAGAAAACCAGTACCAATATCTCTACAGACATTTGGTTGACAAATACGAAGACGAAAAGAGAGTTCATGATATCATTTACAAAATGGACTTTGGATATTTTGATTACACCGGAATTCCTTTACAGATCCACATGGTGGTGGAGATCTATTTGCGTCAACCTGAAGACCAGATCGACAAAGTACTCGTCTTCACTTTAACTGATATGTACGAAAAATTTATCAAGGGTCGCTTCGACACCATGTTCGAAAAAGCTGAAGCTGATCCTGAAAACCACTACATGCAACAAATTCGGGAACAGTATGTGAACGTCCAGTTACCTCTTTACGAGATCGCAGCCGTTAAAGCTTCATTTGCAGAAGAACTACTTCGTAATCTTAACTTGAACTGTGATGAACTATTGAACGAACTACAAGAAAGCGAGGACAGTTTAGGCTTGATAGTTGGAATGAACGAcgaaaaaaaactaatttttgcaCACAAAACTTATGAAGAGTTTCTAGCAGCCTCTTGGCTTGCGAGAAATTGTCACACCCATACAGATCTTGTGGCAGCGTTGTTTCAAGAAAAACATAATAACATCCGATTCATGTTTGATATGATCCTTGCTAAAGACAGTCCCGTCCATCTAGCCGTCTTATACAGAAACATGGAAGTTTTGGCAATGAACGAAGACCAGATTGAAAATTGCATGGATAATGCCGGACGAAATCCTCTACACATAGCGTGTTCTTGGGGGCGTAGGCATCCATTGATTCGGGTAATGGAAAATAGTTCTGAGGAGATAACCGTAGAAAGAAATTCTGAAATAAATCAGCAAAAGTTTCTTAAcatcatgcatggcttaaatcaaataaaaccaAATATATCAAAATGTATAGGAATATTGACAGATCCGAAATCAATGGGCGCTgcagataaatattttaataatttataccAACAAGTTGGGGAATCATCTATTCTGGAAAATAATTCAGAAACAGTAACAATTTGTGCAGAAACTCTTGTCCCAGTTGTCCCAGAAGACACAAGTTGTTTGGAGATTGTCAGTTTCTTGTTAGACCACAAGTGCAACGCTCTAGAATCCGACCAGTTGCTAAGTTGGAACGCCTTTCACTATGCCGACCATACTCTGTCCCTTGCTGCGATCAATCTGATGCTAAAACGTGTCCAAATAAATTCAGAACTACTGAGTAATTACAACCACGTTCCTACGCTTTTGCATTATTCTGTAGCATTTCTATATGACGAACTGTTTGAACTTGTTGACAAAGTACCTTACATAGTGTACAAGTATCCATTCGGAACTTCCAGTTTGTTAGATCTTGCAACAGCAACAAACAATTTGCACGCCGTGTCCACACTTTTGCAATACAATTGTTACAAAGATGTTGTCAACATGCAGAGCGCATTCTCTGATAATCCTCTTAGTACAGCGACTTTTCATGGCAACCTCGAGATGATCGACGTCCTCTTAGAAAACGGTTGCAAAGTAAACGACCATAAAGTGCCTCCAATACATGGTGCTGTTTTCGGCAATAAAATACAATGCTACAAAAAATTACTCAAAGCCGGTGCAGATGTCAACGCCCTTTTACCTGACGGCGATTCGCCTCTGATCATCGCAGCGACATTAAATCAGCAGGAAATCGTAACACTCTTACTTCAAAACGGCGCCGACATCAATTACGGAAATAAAGAGCGTACTGCTTTAGACCATGCTCTGAAACATGGCGTCGAACTGGTGCAGCTCTTTCTGAAATATAAACCTAATCTGAATCGACAAAGTCCAGATCTTGGATACACCACTCTGCATTTTGCGTGCGAGTACGACAACCTAGATGTAATAAACTGTCTGTTAGAACATGGTGCCGACACCAAAATTAAATCGAAGAACTTACTGACGCCTCTCCTCGTAGCAATCGTGAACAGTAATAAGGAAATCGCTTTAAAACTAATTGAAAGAGATCCGAGTGTTGTCAACGATTGCATGTACGAGATTCCAATCAAGTTGAGTCCAATGATTTTTGCTGTTCAAGAAAATTTTGACGAAGTCATTCGAGCGTTGATCAAACACGGTGCTCATTTGTATAACGATGAATGCAACACTACTCCTTTGCAGATTGCAGCTACCAAGGGTCTCGATTCGATTGTAACAACTTTGATCGAAGTGGGAGCTTCAGTGAACAGACCTAATGCAAATGGAGAATTGCCATTATTTTTTGCCGTAGATAATCTAAGCACAGTAAAGATTCTTCTCGATAATTCTGCTGAAGTGAACGCCAAGAACAAATTCGCAATGACACCTCTCCATTATGCAGCGTTTCGGGGTAAATTAGACTCTGTCGAAGAACTGATCAAGAGAGGAGCAAATATAGATGCCACAGATGAATCCAATTTAACGCCTTTGTTCTATTCTATTCAAGCAAAGCATCCAAATGTGACAAAATACCTATTGGAGAAGGATGCCAGCGTTGCCGGCGGTGAAGAGATGATGTGTCAAGCAGCACGGTCAGATCTTCCTGAATGTATACTTCTTCTATTAGAAAGAGGAGTTAGTGTCAACGCTAAAGATTCAAATGGATATACAGCTCTGCAAAATGCCTTATTTCATGGGAACAGTTGTGTTAAAGTTCTTGTGGAAAAAGGAGCCAATCCAAACAGTGCCAACAGTGTCAACAATGTAGAACGGTCTCTGATAATGCGTCTACCTCTACTCAGCAAAACTGATACAATGCAGGAATTGATAAGTGCCGGCACAGATGTGACAATTATGTCTCTCAATGCTCTTCACTACTCTGTTTTTCTTGGAGATATATTTAGTACAGTCGTTTTGATCAGAAATGGAATTGATGTCAACATTACTGACGTGTCAGGAGCAACTCCTCTTCATTATGTTTGTGAAAATAAccaaaaaactaaatttttaaaagaactGATCACTTCAAGGGACAATAACATCTGCATCAATTACAACGCTGAAGACTGTGCTAAGGAACTGCTTGCAAATGGGGCAGATGTAAATCGCAAAGACAATAAGGGATGTTCACCATTACATTTCGCTTGCAGACATGGAGAAAACGATTTAGTAAGATTGTTCATTGAACATGGAGCCGACGTTAATGCCTCGACCAATGAAAAAATTACTGCTCTCCATGTGTGTTATGCTAGTGACAATCCAGAAGGTGGAGACATTCTTTTGGAAAACGGTGCCGACTTGAATGCTATAGACGCGTGGGGAAGAACTCCACTTTCATATGTCATGGACCAGATTCATGCTAAAggatttgacaatttgaccTTGTTGCACAAATTGGTCAGGTTGGGAGCAAATATTGATTCACCAGATCAGGGCGGTTTTACGTTATTACACAAAGCTTGCAAAGAAGGAAATTCAGAATTGGTCAATTACTTGCTAAGCAACGGAGCCAACATTGAGGCAGAAACAAATCAAGGTTCAACTCCAATTTTCTACGCGTGCGATGGACTTCAGAAAGAAATTGTTACAACATTAGCTAGAAAATGTGAAGTAAATATTCAGAACATTGATGGAAATGCTCTACTGCAATTTGCGGATCTAAAGGATGATGAACCTATCATGAAACTATTGCTGAAAGCCGGTAGTGACGCCAACATCCagaacaataacaaatttactGCTCTACATTTGACTCATCAGTTCGGAGAATATATTAATA ATTATACTCCTCTGCATTTGGCCATCTATTCAAAAAACACAGATTTGGTGCAGTTATTGATTAGCCAGGGTGCTAACATCGACCAAGCGTCTCTCTACCGTGCTGTCCACGTAGCTGATTTGGAGCTTGTTATGTTGCTTCTAAGCAAAAACCACAATCTTAACTTCAATAccgaaaatttaattgaagctCTTTTAAATGCCGAATCCATAAATCTCGACTTATTAAATTATCTGCTTAGAAAGGGCTCAGATCCGAATTCTTTATGTGGACCTTTAACTAATCTTGCATTAGCTTGTAAAGTTGACTGTTTTGGCTATGTCGAATGTCTTTTACAGCATGGGGCAAGCGTTAACGCTTGTGGACTTACGGGCACGACACCTTTAATGTCAACCTGTATGAATAAACATCTAGCAATAGCAAATTTATTGATGGATTCTGGCGCTGTTGTAAACCTGAAAGATGATCAAGGATGGAATGCTTTCTTTTACGCTTGCTCCAATGGAAACTTGGATTTGGTAAAATTTCTACACAAGAAAGGAAGCGACATTTTTCTGGAAAGCAAGACCAGAAGTACTGCCTTGATAGAAGCTTCCCAACATACCCCGATCATTAAATATCTTGTTGACAATGGCTTGAATGTCaaccacaaaaataatgacaacTGTACTCCTCTTTTTAACGCCTGTCTCTACGACAACTATCAAGGTGCCCTCTACCTCATCGAAAAGGGTGCCGAAATTAATGCTGTTACAGAGTCTAAACGCTTAACACCGTTGCATGCTGCTTCGATGATGGGGCACGTTGAAATTGTTAAACTCTTATTATTCTTCAATGCGGACGTCACCATAAAAAGTACTTCAGGTAACACTCCTTTACTGAATGCTGTCAGTGATAACAAACTAGAAGTCGTCAAGTTGTTTGCTGAATTACTGACGAATGCGGAAACATCAGGAAACGAGTATGGAATCACCAACAGAA GTGAACTGGACTCGGAGTGGCAACGATGTTTCTTACATGCTGCCGTATATGGTTTTCTCGATATTCTGAAATTTCTCCACGAAACTGGATTAATTATGATCGATGGTACAAACCCAGAGAATTTATTCAGTGCGTTACACTATGCTTGCTATTCTGGTAAATACGATGTTGCTCACTACTTGATCGAAAATGGAGCTGATGTCAATGCTGAGTCTTCTGAAAATTTTGTACCTCTTTATCTTGCTTCGCATCATGGGCACCTAGACCTTGTAAAATTATTGGTCACATCTAGGGCTACAATAGACGCACCCAACTTTAACGGAAACACGGCGTTGTTTTCCGCTGCTGCCAAtggatttttgaaaattgtccaGTACCTGTACGAGAATGGGGCCAAAGTTCACGTGGTGGACCATGATGGAGATACTCCCTTACATGATGCTGCTTGCCGGGGACATTTGTCGACTGTGGAATATCTTGTTTCAAGAAATGCTGAGgtaaactacaaaaataagaataataaGACTCCTTTAGATTTGGCCATCGAAAAAGAGAACCAAGAAGTCGTGGAATTGTTAAAAGTTATAACTCAGAGCGAGTAG